A single window of Mycobacterium paragordonae DNA harbors:
- a CDS encoding helix-turn-helix domain-containing protein, protein MSRRVLRGFSPDAFLHARQRRGLSQSDLARLADLGLSTVKAWESGRRSPQVDLLKRAMDFLQAPVDEVVTIAADDRYPGDWRVIRGLTQPQLAAAAKIATSTLRAIESAELTLTDANASTLARLLGITKDTYRASYQRARTRPAGTSA, encoded by the coding sequence ATGAGCCGCCGCGTGCTGCGAGGGTTCAGTCCTGACGCATTTCTCCACGCACGGCAGCGGCGCGGCCTGAGCCAATCTGACCTGGCCCGACTTGCCGACCTCGGCCTCTCTACCGTCAAGGCGTGGGAATCTGGTCGGCGCAGCCCCCAGGTGGACCTGCTCAAACGGGCCATGGATTTTCTCCAAGCGCCGGTCGACGAGGTCGTAACCATCGCTGCTGATGATCGCTATCCCGGCGATTGGCGTGTGATTCGCGGTCTGACGCAACCGCAGCTCGCGGCGGCGGCCAAGATCGCCACCAGCACACTGCGCGCAATCGAATCCGCCGAACTCACACTCACCGACGCGAACGCCTCGACCCTGGCACGGCTTCTTGGCATCACGAAGGACACGTACCGCGCCTCGTACCAGCGCGCACGAACACGACCAGCTGGAACGTCGGCGTAG
- a CDS encoding zinc ribbon domain-containing protein: MRFDAVTRPATPTKQVAPWWRCRLRALISRNRKITTTTQYFATSGHRLDELPLQIRSWTCPKCRVVHDRDHNAAKTILAAGRAERRNAGGASVSPPTTREARGDEAGSTPTAA; encoded by the coding sequence ATGAGGTTCGACGCGGTGACGCGGCCAGCTACGCCAACGAAACAGGTGGCACCGTGGTGGCGCTGCCGACTTCGAGCGCTGATCTCTCGAAATAGGAAAATCACAACGACAACACAGTATTTCGCGACCAGTGGGCACCGACTCGACGAACTGCCACTGCAGATTCGGTCGTGGACGTGCCCGAAGTGCCGAGTGGTCCACGACCGCGACCACAACGCCGCCAAGACCATTCTCGCTGCCGGGCGGGCAGAGAGACGAAACGCCGGTGGAGCCTCGGTAAGTCCTCCCACCACTCGGGAGGCGCGGGGCGACGAAGCAGGAAGCACCCCAACAGCGGCGTAG